A single region of the Silene latifolia isolate original U9 population chromosome 8, ASM4854445v1, whole genome shotgun sequence genome encodes:
- the LOC141596914 gene encoding uncharacterized protein LOC141596914 produces MGKRNSARKNSAAMLDSDDTDSVSSASSIRSDFMLGGYAGEEVEKDTLLDESLDDLFEKRGSTREKALVTIIEAFSTNMQHEFVEKKFATLLHQCLNSIKRGSGKEASLASHAIGLLALTTGPGNNAQEILKESLPVISQALRSRCESSKVASLLECLAVVTFIGGEDPEETERAMQTMWQVVHPKLGTNALPGKPSPPIITAMVSSWAFLLTTADSRSLTLKDWQESIIYLSSLLDKDDRSVRIAAGEALAVIFEIGNFDRYTGEANDSTGSTDKDKRDGYVHLRGLISKVINQVRTLASEAGGKGSAKKDLNNQRNLFRDLLDFLEDGYAPETSTKMGGDSLYTSSWSELIRLNFLKHFLRGGFGKHMLENDFLHDVFGFTPKKTALSSDGQNKLNDKRLYKSPNSALAKARTQFMNKQRAMLQERMTSHFSVGAEEE; encoded by the exons ATGGGGAAAC GTAATTCAGCTAGAAAGAATTCAGCAGCAATGCTGGATAGCGACGATACCGACAGTGTCAGCTCAGCATCATCAATTCGCTCCGATTTTATGTTGGGTGGCTACGCTGGTGAGGAGGTGGAGAAGGATACTTTGTTGGACGAGTCTTTAGACGATTTATTTGAGAAAAG AGGTTCGACAAGAGAGAAAGCCTTGGTAACTATCATTGAGGCATTCAGTACAAACATGCAACATGAATTCGTCGAAAAGAA GTTTGCAACTCTGCTTCACCAATGTCTTAATTCTATAAAGCGAGGTTCTGGAAAAGAGGCATCTTTGGCATCTCATGCAATTG GTCTTTTGGCATTGACCACTGGTCCTGGTAACAATGCACAGGAAATATTGAAAGAATCGTTGCCTGTAATATCTCAAGCTCTCCGATCAAGATGTGAGTCATCAAAAGTTGCATCG TTGTTAGAGTGTTTGGCTGTTGTCACTTTTATTGGTGGGGAGGATCCGGAGGAAACAGAAAGAGCTATGCAAACgatgtggcaagttgttcatcctAAGTTGGGTACCAAT GCATTGCCAGGCAAACCTTCGCCACCTATAATTACAGCAATGGTCTCATCGTGGGCATTTCTTCTCACAACAGCTGATTCACGTAGTCTGACTTTGAAAGACTGGCAAGA GTCAATAATTTATTTATCCTCCCTGTTAGACAAGGATGATCGATCTGTGCGTATAGCTGCTGGTGAAGCACTTGCTGTGATATTTGAGATTGGAAATTTTGATAGGTATACTGGGGAAGCCAATGACTCTACTGGTAGCACTGATAAGGATAAACGAGATGGATATGTGCACTTAAGGGGACTTATAAGCAAAGTGATCAATCAAGTAAGAACTCTCGCTTCCGAGGCTGGTGGCAAAGGTTCTGCTAAGAAGGATCTTAACAATCAAAGGAATTTATTCCGAGATCTTTTGGATTTTCTTGAG GATGGTTATGCTCCTGAAACTTCGACAAAGATGGGCGGAGATTCATTGTACACATCATCGTGGTCAGAGCTGATACGT TTGAACTTTCTAAAGCATTTCCTTCGGGGAGGATTTGGGAAACATATGCTG GAGAACGACTTTCTGCATGATGTCTTTGGATTCACGCCAAAGAAGACAGCTTTGAGCAGTGATGGTCAAAATAAACTCAATGATAAG AGATTGTACAAGTCACCAAACTCTGCTCTTGCCAAAGCGCGAACACAATTTATGAATAAGCAGCGTGCAATGTTGCAG GAACGCATGACTAGCCACTTCAGTGTTGGTGCAGAGGAGGAATAA